Sequence from the Euryarchaeota archaeon genome:
ATCCCCGGCATGTGAAAGCGTATACGGCGCTGGGGATGATCTACACGGCGCTCAAGAGTTGGCCGGACGCCGACGCCGCCTATCGGGAAGCGCTGCGCCTGGAGCCGAAGGATTCGAGCACCTGGTATCTCCAGGGCCGCTCCTATTACCTCCGCAACGAGTTCGTCAAGGCCCGCGAGGCCTTCGAGACGGCGTTGAAGCTCAGCCCCGAGAGCCTCCGGGTTTATGAGAACCTGGCCCTGACTCTCGACCTCCTGGGCGACTGGAGCGCGGCCCAAAAAGTTTTTGAGGCCGGCGTCCGCGAAAATCGGAACCGCGAGCGAGGCGAAGCGCGCATCCACATCGCCTATGGAACGTTCCTTTTCAAACTCCACCGGCTGGAGGAAAGCCGCGGGCAGCTCGAGGAGGCGGTGCGGCTTGAGCCCGAAAATCCTGAAGCCTACTACGAATTGAGCAAGACACTTTTCGGTCTCAGGCGGTTGGGCGATGCGGCGAATGCAGCTG
This genomic interval carries:
- a CDS encoding tetratricopeptide repeat protein, which encodes MIYTALKSWPDADAAYREALRLEPKDSSTWYLQGRSYYLRNEFVKAREAFETALKLSPESLRVYENLALTLDLLGDWSAAQKVFEAGVRENRNRERGEARIHIAYGTFLFKLHRLEESRGQLEEAVRLEPENPEAYYELSKTLFGLRRLGDAANAAETALRVGEADYRVHFLLSRIYTALGDKAAASRHAELAATLADPAPASGRKQPPTN